The following are encoded together in the Syngnathus scovelli strain Florida chromosome 12, RoL_Ssco_1.2, whole genome shotgun sequence genome:
- the parga gene encoding poly(ADP-ribose) glycohydrolase — MDAEMDSQRSVTGDSQSEGGSTELFCRTPEQDGDDFSRADTASQTLMDCGSLSGFSDPSLASIRSSPALAQCSSNGQKSKRLSSPGPHPVKTTCVVHSPNPKPACCASPRKGSSSNDVEMPSPNSPVGKTLLTNNSAGDGSACVEEAREHKCPNFVSEPDKHSAAGTGNIVASDCSDQSVLSQELIISQTGATCESVPSPEHDAPRAWLGTPINELNRMPQCAPPLSHLKAVPNHTVTIRTDLLREGEVPVPYPGKFKDAWDDVSVKMPCSEKNLFPLETEDGGGVQSRWELIHSALQGGFKSSLDVRDAILRYNTAHAKKWDFTALNLLCTECLEHCEVQHLYEAVLPSMVTLALSAPRLCTMPIPLLKSRMNHSLTMSQEQIACLLANAFFCTFPRRNSRKSEYCNYPEINFYRLFEGSSQRKIEKLKTLFCYFRRVSQTRPKGLVTFTRQSVNTLPNWENCQTQLTRLHITCEGTIEADGYGMLQVDFANRFVGGGVTGNGLVQEEIRFIINPELIVSRLFTEALEQNECLIITGAEQYSRYSGYAETYKWDQCYKDETPRDDWQRRCTEIVAIDALKYKHFLEQFLPEKMTRELNKAYCGFFRNNANKKHLSAIATGNWGCGAFGGDTRLKALIQLMAAAEAGRDMAYFTFGDASLMRDVYDMHTFLTERQVTVGRLYGLLNQYSSLVCKNCRSTRPDVSLYDFIYRSLPPVTADALDSAKDSGISPDSH, encoded by the exons ATGGATGCAGAAATGGATTCTCAGAGgag TGTGACCGGTGATAGCCAATCTGAAGGCGGATCAACGGAGCTCTTCTGCAGAACACCGGAGCAAGATGGAGATGATTTTTCACGGGCTGACACGGCCTCTCAGACTTTAATGGACTGCGGGTCTTTAAGTGGATTCAGCGATCCTTCGCTTGCAAGTATTAGAAGTAGTCCGGCCCTTGCGCAGTGTTCTTCTAATGGTCAAAAATCAAAGAGACTCAGTTCTCCTGGCCCTCACCCTGTGAAAACAACCTGTGTCGTACACTCCCCAAATCCTAAACCGGCCTGTTGCGCAAGTCCGAGGAAAGGCTCGTCCTCCAACGACGTGGAGATGCCAAGTCCCAACAGCCCTGTTGGTAAAACACTGCTCACCAACAACTCGGCAGGAGATGGCAGCGCTTGTGTCGAAGAGGCTCGGGAACACAAATGCCCGAACTTTGTTTCAGAGCCCGACAAACACTCAGCCGCAGGAACCGGGAATATCGTGGCGAGTGATTGTAGCGACCAATCAGTTTTAAGCCAGGAATTGATTATCAGCCAGACAGGTGCTACTTGTGAAAG tgttccatcccctgagcATGACGCCCCCAGAGCGTGGCTGGGGACCCCCATCAATGAGCTGAACAGGATGCCCCAGTGTGCTCCTCCACTGTCTCACCTGAAAGCCGTTCCCAACCACACTGTCACAATAAGG ACAGATCTCCTCAGGGAGGGAGAGGTGCCTGTCCCGTACCCCGGCAAGTTCAAAGACGCGTGGGATGACGTGTCAGTCAAGATGCCTTGCTCCGAGAAGAATCTCTTCCCACTGGAGACGGAG GATGGAGGTGGGGTCCAGAGTCGGTGGGAGTTAATCCACTCGGCCTTGCAAGGAGGGTTTAAGAGTTCTCTGGATGTGAGG GATGCTATCTTGAGATACAACACAGCCCATGCCAAGAAATGGGACTTCACCGCTCTCAACCTCCTTTGCACCGAG TGTTTGGAGCATTGCGAGGTTCAGCACCTCTACGAGGCCGTGCTGCCTTCCATGGTCACGCTGGCACTAAGTGCTCCGCGCCTCTGCACCATG CCAATCCCCCTGCTGAAGTCACGGATGAACCATTCCCTCACCATGTCTCAGGAGCAAATCGCTTGCCTTCTGGCCAACGCCTTCTTCTGCACATTCCCGCGACGCAACTCCCGCAAGTCAGAGTACTGCAACTACCCCGAGATCAACTTCTACAG GTTATTTGAAGGCTCTTCACAACGAAAAATTGAGAAGTTGAAAACACTCTTCTGCTACTTTAGGAGAGTTTCGCAGACCA gacCAAAGGGCCTTGTGACATTCACAAGACAATCTGTGAACACGCTTCCAAACTGGGAGAA CTGCCAGACTCAGCTGACTCGCTTACACATCACCTGCGAGGGGACAATTGAAGCCGATGGTTACGGGATGCTGCAG GTGGATTTTGCGAACCGATTCGTCGGCGGCGGCGTCACCGGGAACGGCCTGGTCCAAGAAGAGATCCGGTTCATCATAAACCCCGAACTCATCGTCTCCCGTCTCTTCACTGAAGCACTGGAGCAAAACGAATGCCTCATCATCACAG GTGCGGAGCAGTACAGTCGATATTCTGGCTATGCTGAAACTTACAAGTGGGATCAGTGCTACAAAGATGAGACTCCCAG GGATGACTGGCAGAGACGATGCACAGAGATTGTGGCCATTGACGCGCTGAAATACAAGCACTTCCTGGAACAATTTTTGCCAGAAAAGATGACGAGAGAGCTCAACAAG GCCTACTGCGGATTCTTCCGGAATAACGCCAACAAAAAGCACTTGTCTGCAATCGCCACCGGGAACTGGGGTTGCGGCGCTTTCGGTGGAGACACGCGACTCAAAG CGCTGATTCAGCTGATGGCTGCGGCAGAGGCGGGCAGGGACATGGCGTACTTCACCTTTGGAGATGCTTCGCTCATGCGAGATGTTTACGACATGCACACTTTCTTGACTGAGAGACAAGTCACAGTGG GGAGGCTGTATGGCCTTTTGAATCAATACTCCAGTTTGGTTTGCAAGAACTGCCGCTCGACCAGACCCGACGTTAGCTTGTATGATTTCATCTACCGGTCTCTTCCCCCCGTGACCGCCGATGCCTTGGACTCTGCTAAGGACTCTGGGATCTCCCCtgattctcattaa